From the genome of Mya arenaria isolate MELC-2E11 chromosome 5, ASM2691426v1:
CTGGGTAGGAACGTTTCGTAGTTTTACTGTTGCTGATGACCGCACGGGTAACAGTCCGTGCCTGGTAGTGACGAGAGTTAATAACGAGCTTGTTTTAGAACCGGAAGACTGTAACAAGAGGAGGAAGTATGTTTGTTTAGAGAACGTAAGACGAAAACACGGAAACAACAACGACACAGTTGATGACAATGTCTACAATCGTACGGACATTCttgatgacaaaaataaaattcatacaAATTCCTTGGTAATCGGCATTGTTATAGGTGTAGGTGCAATTCTAGCCCTTTTTggcattatatttttatttctatcgATACGCAAATTTTGCAACAAGACTCAAACGCCATTTATAACGGATTATACACAGGAAAGTCATGAGTTGGATGCGGTGGATGGAAATCAACAATATGACGCTATTCGTGGTTCTTATGTGCAGCCGCGATCAGTGCCGTTGGATGGTAAAAGAAGGAGTCAATCAGATCATGGCAATGATATAACCACCCTTGGAAAGGCGGAATATGATGAGGACGGTAGTCCTATCAGGCTTCATAACGATCCAAGACTCGATTTGAATGAGGACTTCTATTCTAACTCTAATTTGAACGAGGAGTTGTATTCTAACTCTCAGATTGGTCGTGATCATGTCAGCGATGGATACGATAAATGTTCTGCATCCCAGTGCAGAAAATCTGGGGCCTCGTTAAACATTTATGGTAATTTGTAGACTTGTGAGATAACCAGAATCGCGTTTTAGTTTATCGGTGCTGTATATATGTCACACTTGCTACTTCTAACGATACGTGTAGTTGTTTATCGGTGTTGAATATATGTCACACTTGCTACTTCTAACGATACGTGTAGTTGTTTATCGGTGCTGAATGTATGTCACACTTGCTACTTCTAACGATACGTGTAGTTGTTTATCGGTGCTGAATATATGTCACACTTGCTACTTCTAACGATACGTGTAGTTGATTAGCGGTGCTGTATATATGTCACACTTGCTACTTCTAACGATACGTGTAGTTGTTTATCGGTGTTGAATATATGTCACACTTGCTACTTCTAACGATACGTGTAGTTGTTTATCGGTGCGTAATATATGTCACACTTGCTACTTCTAACGATACGTATAGTTGCTTATCAGTGCTGAATATATGTCACACTTGTTACTTCTAACTCAGTCCATGCATATAGTCATGCGTATTAAGTAATTTACGGCCACCAGCccataatacaaaaacatagaTATATCAATGGTGTACAATAATAGTTTCGTcatttttatgaatatcttaACAATATATGGGTGATTTGGCATGTctttaacaatgtatttattgcctgaatgtttaatattaagtacttatatttaattataatataaaaatatttaagttattgtcATGGTCAGGGTAATTTATTAGTATTGTCATTCtgtgcaattaaaatattgtcattattgtagtttctgtttaatataaaataattctcATGTTCTGTGTTATTGAAATGTTGTCATTTTGcgttattaaaaaataatgtataatgtcAGTATGTGTAATAAAGTATAGTCATTCTACGTAATTAAAGTCATTTtgtgttattaaaatattgtcattctGTGTAATTAAAGTATTGTCATTCTGTGTAATTAAAGTATCGTCATTCTGTGTAATTGAAGTATTGTCATTCTGTGTAATTGAAGTATTGTCATTCTGTGTAATTAAAGTATCGTCATTCTGTGTAATTGAAGTATTGTCATTCTGTGTAGTTGAAGTATTGTCATTCTGTGTAATTGAAGTATTGTCATTCTGTGTAATTGAAGTATTGTCATTCTGTGTAATTGAAGTATTGTCATTCTGTGTAGTTGAAATATTGACATCCTGCGTAATTAaagttttgtcattttgtgtaattgaaatattgtcattttgtgTAATTTAAGTATCATCACTCTGTGTTCGTCTGATTAAATATTCCAGTGAAACGAtgttaaaacatcaatgttcaATCTACATTTTGACAATGACTGGGTATGAGAATATATGtggatttttcttaaacaaccCACAGGCTAAATGGTGTTCACACCAAAACTCTATGTTGAGGGGCTTTTTACTATAATACTGTATATATACCTTACACACTCGTGGAATTCCAACTCAGTAACACGTTGAATGACGAGCGGGTGTCATAGACGCCAGTAACCAGCGTCTCAGATTTATACTGAGTAATGTTTATAAACAGCGCAAATAAGTTAgcctttttaattttcaattggTTTGGGAAAGGAAAGAGACATGAACACCTGTAGAGTTCGTCAcaccgtttttacaaaatatttaaaaaaataattaagaattgGAGCTGTTTATGACCCATCTATTCagtttttataatgaaaaccaTTCATTAGTTCTCAACAAGACACCAATGCGGCAACGCCGCATTAAAACccgattttttatttgatgatgaaattttgcaaacctaaGATTTGAGCTAGTGGCCTAGATTTTTTAGATTAAAGCCGATCTTTATACTTTTTTGAtgtatattgtttcatttataaaaaatggcATTAACACAATAGAAAGATATATCAGGGATAAGTGCTCTCATAAATCTGGGAGTATTATTGGTCCTCgcataaatgttgataaaaacaacttattttagTTAGATTATTGGCTTATCTGGAGTTAATTAcaacaaataatacatgttttgactGGTTTTAGTCTTTTAGCCTTTCTTTCATTTGGAAAGCTGAAAACCTACCCGACCGGTGAAGCTAAACAAAGAATCAATTTGGCATGGCCTAATCCAAAGGAATACAAATTATAGGAATTCATGGAGCATGGGTTAGGTGTATGACCGACAACCacatatataaatcacatatttattgtctttacataacattttctttcacaAAAAGAGGAAGTCATTATATCAACATTCAGTcgttcaatattatatatgtatatatctaaATAAGTAATAGAACATAATTTAATCCTACCATAAACGTTCGTTCTCTGATCATAATTCATATGCATGTTACACAACAACTTCCAGAAGTGTGCATATGGTAAGATACAGAGCTTAGGGCAAATTTAACCCTGAATATGTAATGCAAATAAATctacatttttcattattcatGACAGTACACACAATGGGACGACAACGATAGTATCACCTTACTCTTCTTTGAACTGGCAAACTCATTTATTTTGGAACAAATGTTAACTGAACAAGCATGCAAGACTCAGTTTGTTAGAATTTGCACATAACACGCTCAATTTAATAAGTGACCTTCAGGCAATCTGGAATTAAAAATCTTGATCCCCTGGTCGTACAGTTCTTGATAAGATGGCTacataatgaatacaaacaaactgaacgattattttagcattgttgttAATACTGCTTTAAATCTCTTAGCGACTAATTATTCTGCAGGCCATGGTTATAtcatacaattattaaaatgtggACAATGGCTGAGATGGAAAAATATGCCAAATCCATCTCATAAGAGCATCAAAAGATGCTTTACAGCACACAAAGTGTggattatacatgtaaataaaaccaATTGGACATGTTTTATCGTTGTTAATACTGCTTTTCTGGATTTTAGGCTGGTGTTTTCATACAATAAGTTTAATGTTGAAAGTCAACAATACCATATACGGTATGTTAATAAACAGGAAATTATATCCATCCTGAAGACAATCAATTTGCTATAACCACAGACTTTAACCCTTGaatcaatacaatacaataagagGCAGGAGTTATTTAACCTCagaatgtttaaaaatcaacaaccaataatttaatacttattttaaataaaaatggaataaaaaccACATCTAATAaagcattttgttattttatacaatatggGCCAAGTCTAAAActataacaatattttcaaaggaaaaataatttcttctcataaaaatacaatgattaaaaattaatacaagTAAACGTTAAAACAGCAGTTTATCTTTTTGCAAAACGTCGGTGCCACATAATGCTTTGatattacatgtatgtgaaatactgtgcacaaaaaataatgtacatgtgGATTGCAAATGAGCAATAAAATGCAATAGACAATATAACAAGCCATCAACAACGTTATTTTGAAATGGTGTTTACATGTTCTTTTTGAACAcacaatcaaaatattaaaataaataaaaacaacaatgttacaGAAAGTAATGTACTTTCTCTGCTTTCATGAGTGCAAAAAAACTAAAGATGGAAAAAGAGAAGTGGTAAATTTGAGTTTAAAGGCTTTTAGATAAGGATTAATACTCAATCttataaaaaacatgttcaaatatttgGTCGAAATGAAGGCATTCTAGATTTACTTTTGTGtatacattattgaaaaattCTCAAACTTCgttaaaagaaacaatattattttgttatttctctACCAATTTTAATATAGATTGATAAAAACATAAGGTAAGTTTACaaatttacagatatattttttgaagaaaaacaaatgaaaaaaataaatcttttgtTCCAAGTTTTTCTCGAGAAATAATGCACATATATAGATAATTaaacttatttcaatgtaaagaTATCACAGACACAATGTACAGAACATGTTGTGCATGTCATGTTGACGATGTAGAGGATGAGTTTCATGCTGAGATGTGTTGAGGGGCAGCTATCTTCCTCTCCACTTGGCTCAAGTATTTCTCTGGGATTCCCGCACTCCtgaaaaaggacaaaaacaatttgttttataaatatacataggTCTTATTTTTGATAGTGTAAGTATGAGTGtaaatttgtatttacataCTACGAACTAACTTTCTTGCCAATGAAACAATCCAATGAAATTATTTGGAACATATTCAAGATAAGAGaccaaaattgaaaattactaATTCATATAAGATCTATTTGAAATTAAGATCAATGTCATAATGATCTTTTTCTTTTACtgataattgaaaatatgaGATATCaaattttttataaatgttaatgaaataaaatcttaaatagCAACACAGCAACTCACTacaattttccaaaaaaatactTCCATGAGGTTTGCAACACAAAAGcatatttatcaatttcatcaaaataataaataaatgaaacaatcatTTTTGGGCCATTATACCAAAGCATATATCCTACGGTCACGATATCTGggtaaatacaatttattaatcTGGCCTCACTACCAAATGTCAAAGCTACAAAATCCCATGATTTCAGTAGCAACGTTTTTGGTATTCGATCTTGGTAATTcgatcacacatttttttttacaaaatgctgaagttatcatttttgtaattaCAGTTTCTGAAGGTTCGGCATTTTTGCTTCTCTGTGAGATTTCCAACAATTGCTCGACATTTTGATCTTATGATGCAACACCATTTTCTCATTGgactatttattcatcattttgcaGTTAGATGCCTTGTTGATTTTAGTGATGCAAAAATTCCAAAGCAGAAAAAATGCAGATCCAGCATTTTGAAGTGAGGCCATTGATATTCTTCTAATATCTAATAACTTTATCTGTCAGAGTAGGCaaagaattttttatttttccaacaaatcatttattttcaacacttaaatgtaattaatattCAACTAAAATTCctggggcagtgattacgaacagtctcaagttcagactcgagactcattatggcaaaacttcatttcattgtaactttccttcTATCAGAGTATTGATGgtaaaatttgttgaaatatattaatatttgaatgttttacctttacatacatttttttttttaaatgaagtaaatatgagtttttgttcctttataaaaatgcttttctgagtctgagtctagactaggacttgagactgttcgtaatctgGGCACCAGACCTCCCAACATTTTGTTGAACTTTTGTTGATAGGGTGGCCCAAATCTCCATTAGAAAATGTAACAGATTATACCAGACACCAGAGTTACACCACAGTTgaattcacaaaataaaaacttcaaGTATGTGATGTTGGATATTTCCAAACTAAAGATatacaatttcagaaaataatgatttacaaTGTAAGTCAACCTCAAGAATGCTTAAGGTAtcatacattaatatttatttcaatcaatattgattaggccaaaaaaattaaaatggtttggtaagggttacattattttcaaaaacaggtagggaaGATaggcttattattattttctttttatgagCTTTATAAAAGAACATTATTGTCATCGTTTgggaatggtgttaaagtaatcttccatttaaagctttaaaggttttaaactacatagcaaaacacacacttaaaaaaaataaaatataatatatatatatatatatatatatatatatatatatatattttttatttttttttaccaactgtCTTTAAAAACAGTAGGATTgcgtaacccgaaccaaatgtattttttaggccttatattAAATGTGCAATGCCAAACTACCAGCTGTCACTGAAATCCATTGAGAAAACACAACAGCCAAGAAAAAGTTAAGCACACACACTAAGATTTGCGGGCAACACACAATGTTGTTACAATATTAGACACGCAGTTTCTGGGCACACATGAGCACCTGTTTTTACGCCTTTATGTTCACATTGACCTTGTGGGCCACATGTGTAACATAGCGATCAGGTATGCCTGCAGCTCTGTAAAAAGGGACaaccaataaaatgaaaataactgtctgataaaataagaaattaaaatataaatgaaaaacactACTTAATAATATTCAGCTAAAAACAGTATTCATAAGAATTCAAACCATTAATATGAAAACAGGTATAATGCAAACCGACcgtaaattaaataatttcatattcaaTGTAACctaatttttcaaatttaaaacaaaaatctgcATTACGTAcagaattatttaatattatgttaGGACAAGGAATGCCCAGTATGACACTTAGAAACTGTTACAACCCAAACAAATTAATACAGAAATGTTATCTATGTGCTAGGGTCTGGTTTGAGAATTTGCCTAAATataaaaccaataataaaatCTGAAAGCATAAAAAGACcagtataaaaaacaatgagCTAAAGACCAGTATAAAAAACGATGAACTAAAGACcagtataaaaaacaatgagCTAAAGACcagtataaaaaacaatgagCTAAAGACcagtataaaaaacaatgagCTAAAGACcagtataaaaaacaatgagCTAAAGACcagtataaaaaacaatgagCTAAAGACcagtataaaaaacaatgagCTAAGTGTTGGGCCTGAACTAACCTAAGATGCTCcaacttcttcttcttcacatcCTCCAACTTTGCGCGCCGGGCCCGGGCCTCCTCATCCAGTTTTACACCCTCCTCGAAGAATGCGTTCCTCTCAGAGATTCGCACCTGCTCCTTCTCACGTATCTGAGCGCGCACATCATCAGCATGGCCGTGGCGTTTCTTCTTGGCCTCCTGCTCCTCGCGACGCTCCTTCTCAACCAGCTCTTTCTGGGCCCTGgagttaaatatttaatttgtaaaatgttaaaaataaatgcattagttCAGTAAACGTTATGTTTTTTACCTTAAGTAGgaaaaagaatttctaaaaaaacaacaacatgcatgCACATAATAGAAAATAGTTTTTCATGAATTTGAAGCCCCAAAACCTGATGTAAACAAAGTcctttaaacatacatgtttataaatttaccACAAATGATTATACCTATATATGCTTAAGATTTAATATTGCAACATTTGCCCACCTTGTTTATTTGACcatcttgtttttttctgaaaaaccAATTTATAATAGCcttgaaattttaaaacacaattatattgaAAGCATTTCAATACCTGAGCACACGTTCGAACTCGTTCCTTTCCCTCTGTGCCTGGACGGCGAGGTAGTGCTCCTTCTGGTTCATCTGGTTTTTACGTGCATCAATTAACATTGCTTCCGTCTCTGCCTTCTTCCTTCCTTCCTCTGCCTCCTTTTTGCGCCACTCACGCTCCGCCTGCTCTTGGGCTCGCTTGGCGCGGAGGGCGTCCCTGTCCGCTTGTTCGTCACGGGCACGCTCTTGAAGGGCTCGGAGCCTAGCAGTTTCTTTCTCCTTCTGAATTCGGATTCTTTGCTGCTCCTCTTCAAACGCTGCCTCACGCTCCTGAGGAATAAAAagtgtgaatatatatttaaacatgatcaTATTTTCCCCTTAAGGTCAGAGCTTTTTACATAGAGATGACCTTTTATTTGCAACAATGTCATAAGTGATGCTGAATAAATACTGTATCCATAAATGCTTAAATAGAATatcttaaaaatctaaaagcaTTAAGTTCACagttgtatacattttaaagttcACATGTCCAAAGGTTCTGAAATAAAGTTCTGTATGATTGTGTCGAATTGCACAAATTTAAACCATAAGTCATCATCTTTGTGAAATGAGTTCAGCATTTGATTGTATTATAGTTCAATTCATTATAAGTGCAATAcagcaacagtgaccttttttcaaaatcagaACTTCCGAATTTGGGTCAAAAATAGTTGGGACATGACAAAAATTTCACTTATGTGTAAGTTAACTTACAGCTTTCTGTTTCATGTACTCGATGACCTTGTGTTCCTCAGCCTTCTCCTGCTGCTTCTTGATTTCTCGGCGGGCAAGGATCTCTTCGTTAGCAAGGTTTAGGTCAGTCTGAAATACATGAGAAACAAGATTTATACAGAGTTTTCACGGCATGCAACATAAATTCTCATCATTCAAATAGATCATTTGgtttttcaacataatttccaattttaattaatgatgcACTTGAATTAAAGGGTACAGGTATATAAACTATGCAGCATTTCAGTTTTCCAAGAGACTCtgtgatttactgaaataatacTCCTGATAACAATAAGGCCAACTAATCTCTCTGAATTGGGTTAAAATAATTAGTGAATCagcttaattgtttaaatgatttatactcattttatattctattttcgaaaaatcaGTGGGCTGTTTCATCAAGATTCTTATGATTTTTATGACATATataggttgttttttttaaatagataaatagtAGTGTTGAAATCTTTAAACATCTCATAAATTCAAAATAGCTCCTATAATTTTAATGAAGTGGCCCCTGATGAGGTCAGATTCCTACAACTCCCATACCCTGAGAGCCTCCTGCTCACGCTTCCTCTTGTCCAGCATGACACGATCCTCATCCATCATCTTCTCAACCTGGCGCTGCATATGCACATTCTCTTGGTCCTTGCGTTCCAGCTCAAGAAGACGGTCCTGCTCATTCTCTGTTATCTGCTCCAACAGTTTAGCCGCACCTGAGGGATAAGATTGATTTCAGCTAGTCAAGATTTAAGGTCTACAATGTGAAAACAATTAGACATAAATTCCCCTGGTCTTAAGTTAATGattaattatgcaatataaaaatgtgtaccaGATACTGGTAGCTATAAAATAGACTACTTTAAATTGCATAACTAATGATTATTTTGTGGATGGAATAATGAACCATGACTTCAAGCATGGtcacaacacatttattgtcaataataacGTTTAATTTTAAGATTCGAGCCACAGTGGGAGATACCTTGGTTAGCAAACATAGTGAACAAACTATCAAATAGTAGGTCAGAATAAGTATTTTAAAGTGAGGATGGAgctactgttttttttttaaattttaatggaCCTACACTTATAGATACATCTATCAATAAGAAAATGCTAAACACATTATAACAACTTCCGTCATTTTCacaaaagtaattgatataatACACTGCAATAAAGCTAGTACCTATGAGCCTCTCTTCCTTCCTCTTCTTCTCGATCTCCTCCTGTACACGGATGGCGTTCTGTCTGTCTACCTCCATCATCACGTCCAGCCGCTTCTCCTCCTCATCCATCTCACCTCGTACTTGTCCCTTCTCGAGGATCTGGGCGTCACGGATTGCGTGGCACTTGGCATTCAGAATCAGCTGCAAGTGTAAGAttatgaaatgaatgaaaagaTGAACTCAAAATACTTCACCTTGCCATTTGTGCAGTCAACACAGATTATTCCATTGTACAATTAATTAAACTTTGAATGTCATGTTTCCCcacaatttgatatcatttgaaaaggttAAATGATAAGAATcagaatatgaaaaaaatataccaaaacatatattcaatCAACAACATCAGTTGCTACCCACCTCATTAAGATGTTTGATCTCATCCTCCTGTTCCTGCCTCATCTCCGTTGCCTTGGAGAGCAGGTGCTCTGCCATCTCCTTGGCCTCCTCCTCAAGATCATTGAGTTTCTCATTATTACGCCTGTCAAGGTCCAAGGCCTTCATCTGATTCTTTCTTGCAGCACTTTCCTCCTGTAAATTCACACAACACAATGGCTCAGAGACTTGGTACATAATAATTAAGCAAAATTGTATGTACTCAATCTGATTGGAACTTCTCAGAAAACAAATCATCAAATTGTCTTCTTATGTCAGATTGCTTAAGTAAACCTGGTAAAGTGTGCCCGGTTTGCAAACTGATATTTAGTGAAACAGATTGAACATGATTTTATGGTATTTTTCCAAACAAGAGTTtctattttattgacaaaattgatttatttgctaaaatgctaaatattttactgtttttccTCAGGAGTAATGCCAGTCATGTAAATTAGATTATAACCTACATTTGAAGCCATTAAGATTGCCAATCAGTTTCCAATAAGAACTACGCTTAACCATAGTCAGTAAGAGTTCAAATATTACTTCTTAacagaaatgacgtcataatttagTTCCCTGTCTACTATAAGCACATTCTTATCTAAATCAGTTTGAACAAAGTGTGAAATCGTGATGACAAGTAGGACTTCTTGCTCAATCCATCTTAagcattaagattttacacagTAAGTTCTAACTACAGTACAACACAAATTTGTTAAGTAAATTTGAATAGGATTTTCTTTAATAGTTATGTGCAGAGCAAAAAAAACCCATACCATTGCCCTTTCTTTCCCTTCTTTTATTCTGTTGTCCATTTGCTCTCTTTCTGATTTTGTTATTACTCTAGAGTTCTGAATTATTCTGTAGTATTCATGTCGCGGCAGGATAACTGACTGGCCACTAGGGTCTTCTGTTGGTACACTGAAAAGATACattacaaatgcattttcttttatttggattttatttcCTGGCTTGAGTTTCAAGACAATGAGCAAGGTAAGGATTatcttgacattttttttgtcacacTGGTGATAATGACTTTTATTATACATTGTACACACACAATTGTACAAGTCATTAAAGAGAACTTCCTCTgcttaaaagaaaaacatggcAAGTAAGATTTACCATCTGATAATATTAAATGTCACTCAAATACACTTACATAAGATTTCTGATAAGGTCTTTTGTGATAACTTGAACTGTttctttgttgttctttttgtttttcttatttcttcTTGCACTTCTTTCTCTAGCTAAATCTTCAATTCTGTTGTCACCACCAGACCATTTGTTTTCCAAAAGTTCTTGTCTCTTTGCCACATGATTTGGCTGTCCGAATAAAGACTCATCTATCTGTGAGTGGTTGCTGACAACTCTGTAGCTCTTTGTTTTACCTCGCCGTGAGGAGGCAGAGGAGGAACTCCCCACAGCAGAGATTGCACTGCCAGGCTGTAAAAAATAccacatttatttattgaactatacatacatgtacaatactaCAAGAAAATTAATGACTTGGTGACTAAAATGGTGTTGTAGGTACCATCACTGTCTCAggttattcatatttaaacttCAATTAATTATTAACTTCATGgattcatttaattattaacTTTGTCGACTGCAAGCCAACCTCCCTAAAATTATTT
Proteins encoded in this window:
- the LOC128234568 gene encoding cilia- and flagella-associated protein 45-like isoform X1, whose product is MPGSAISAVGSSSSASSRRGKTKSYRVVSNHSQIDESLFGQPNHVAKRQELLENKWSGGDNRIEDLARERSARRNKKNKKNNKETVQVITKDLIRNLIVPTEDPSGQSVILPRHEYYRIIQNSRVITKSEREQMDNRIKEGKERAMEESAARKNQMKALDLDRRNNEKLNDLEEEAKEMAEHLLSKATEMRQEQEDEIKHLNELILNAKCHAIRDAQILEKGQVRGEMDEEEKRLDVMMEVDRQNAIRVQEEIEKKRKEERLIGAAKLLEQITENEQDRLLELERKDQENVHMQRQVEKMMDEDRVMLDKRKREQEALRTDLNLANEEILARREIKKQQEKAEEHKVIEYMKQKAEREAAFEEEQQRIRIQKEKETARLRALQERARDEQADRDALRAKRAQEQAEREWRKKEAEEGRKKAETEAMLIDARKNQMNQKEHYLAVQAQRERNEFERVLRAQKELVEKERREEQEAKKKRHGHADDVRAQIREKEQVRISERNAFFEEGVKLDEEARARRAKLEDVKKKKLEHLRSAGIPEKYLSQVERKIAAPQHISA
- the LOC128234568 gene encoding cilia- and flagella-associated protein 45-like isoform X2, translated to MPGSAISAVGSSSSASSRRGKTKSYRVVSNHSQIDESLFGQPNHVAKRQELLENKWSGGDNRIEDLARERSARRNKKNKKNNKETVQVITKDLIRNLIVPTEDPSGQSVILPRHEYYRIIQNSRVITKSEREQMDNRIKEGKERAMEESAARKNQMKALDLDRRNNEKLNDLEEEAKEMAEHLLSKATEMRQEQEDEIKHLNELILNAKCHAIRDAQILEKGQVRGEMDEEEKRLDVMMEVDRQNAIRVQEEIEKKRKEERLIGAAKLLEQITENEQDRLLELERKDQENVHMQRQVEKMMDEDRVMLDKRKREQEALRTDLNLANEEILARREIKKQQEKAEEHKVIEYMKQKAEREAAFEEEQQRIRIQKEKETARLRALQERARDEQADRDALRAKRAQEQAEREWRKKEAEEGRKKAETEAMLIDARKNQMNQKEHYLAVQAQRERNEFERVLRAQKELVEKERREEQEAKKKRHGHADDVRAQIREKEQVRISERNAFFEEGVKLDEEARARRAKLEDVKKKKLEHLRAAGIPDRYVTHVAHKVNVNIKA